In a single window of the Solea senegalensis isolate Sse05_10M linkage group LG1, IFAPA_SoseM_1, whole genome shotgun sequence genome:
- the egfra gene encoding epidermal growth factor receptor isoform X2: MVKTYSNCTVVLENLEVTYMEAHRDLSFLRSIEEVGGYVLIALNTAPRITLENLRIIRGHSLYEGKFALTVLANKDKATGQSTREIVLTSLTEILEGGVKFGSHQLCNVETIQWYDIVNMDRKPVMELPEASNNPLCKPCDSSCFNGSCWASGPENCQTLTKLNCAQQCSKRCKGPSPSDCCNEHCAAGCTGPRPTDCLACRDFQDDGVCKDSCPGLWRYDPNLHQLVPNPHGKYNFGATCVKSCPHNYIVTDHGACVRTCSGNTFEVSEGGVRKCAKCIGLCPKVCNGLGTGDLVRTLSINATNIDSFKNCTKINGNIAIIKTSIHGDTYTKTPKMDPAQLDVFKTVKEITGYLWIQMWPESMTSLSPFENLEIIRGRTKRGSRSVVVTQLGITYLGLRSLKEISDGDVVIFKNQNLCYTNKGHWEALFKSKSQSATVGENSDADTCDLRNNTCDRKCTTDGCWGPGPDMCFACRDYSRDGSCVDSCNILEGEPREAVVKQTCVECHPECRRMNGTATCSAPGSGNCTKCASFQDGLFCVPRCPQGVPGKDEALVWKYADEMKVCQLCHKNCTQGCTGPGLEACHIKRPSGLSMVAAGVVGGLLAVLIAGLSVFVLLRRRHIKRKRTMRRLLQERELVEPLTPSGEAPNQALLRILKEPEFKKIKVLGSGAFGTVYKGLWVPEGEDVKIPVAIKLLREATSPKANKEILDEAYVMASVEHPHVCRLLGICLTSTVQLVTQLMPFGCLLDYVKEKKDNIGSQHLLNWCVQIAKGMNYLEERHLVHRDLAARNVLVKTPHHVKITDFGLAKLLNADEKEYHADGGKVPIKWMALESILNRTYTHQSDVWSYGVTVWELMTFGTKPYDGIPANKIAGVLEKGERLPQPPICTIDVYMIMVKCWMIDADSRPRFRELIAEFTKMARDPSRYLVIQGDDCMHLPSPTDTKFYRSLISGEDMEDAVDADEYLMPQHGFFSSPSTSHTPLLHSTSLNSSIGTCHGRNGLQNGFLSRDGSAVLRYIPDPTDKFPDDAFLPVPEYINQNGISDMMNPIYQQPGPPRTLLPTISSDDTETEYLNCFKNGADGPEYLNDIPSPAILPHTANGKVHSIQKYQNSIDNPDYQQDFSPMFKTHANGHIPAAENAEYLGPD, encoded by the exons ATGGTGAAGACCTACAGCAACTGCACTGTAGTCCTGGAGAATCTGGAAGTGACCTACATGGAGGCGCACCGTGACCTGTCCTTCCTCAGG TCAATTGAAGAAGTGGGCGGTTATGTCCTGATCGCCCTCAACACAGCCCCAAGGATTACTCTGGAAAACCTGCGTATCATTCGCGGTCATTCCCTCTATGAGGGAAAGTTTGCTCTCACTGTTCTTGCCAATAAGGACAAAGCTACAGGTCAGAGCACCAGAGAGATTGTTCTCACCAGCCTGACGG AAATTCTCGAAGGAGGCGTTAAGTTCGGGTCCCACCAGCTGTGCAACGTGGAGACGATTCAGTGGTACGATATCGTCAACATGGACCGCAAACCTGTCATGGAGCTGCCGGAGGCCAGCAACAATCCACTTT gtaaacCATGTGACTCAAGCTGCTTCAATGGTTCATGTTGGGCATCTGGTCCTGAAAACTGTCAAACTT TAACAAAGCTCAACTGTGCACAGCAGTGCTCTAAGAGATGCAAAGGACCTTCACCGAGCGACTGCTGTAATGAGCATTGTGCCGCCGGCTGCACAGGACCACGGCCCACTGACTGTCTG GCTTGTCGGGACTTCCAGGATGATGGGGTGTGCAAGGACTCGTGCCCGGGCCTCTGGCGCTACGACCCCAATCTGCACCAGCTGGTGCCCAACCCACATGGAAAGTACAACTTCGGGGCCACGTGTGTCAAGAGCTGCCCTC ATAACTATATTGTGACGGATCATGGGGCCTGTGTGCGGACGTGCAGTGGTAATACATTCGAGGTGTCTGAGGGCGGAGTCAGGAAATGTGCCAAGTGTATCGGACTGTGCCCCAAAG TGTGTAACGGACTCGGCACAGGAGACCTGGTGCGCACGCTCTCTATTAACGCCACCAACATCGACTCCTTTAAAAACTGCACAAAAATAAACGGCAACATTGCCATCATCAAAACGTCCATTCATGG GGACACATATACCAAAACACCGAAGATGGACCCTGCCCAGCTTGATGTGTTCAAGACAGTTAAGGAAATTACTG GATACTTGTGGATTCAAATGTGGCCAGAGAGCATGACCTCACTCAGCCCCTTTGAGAACCTGGAGATCATTCGAGGAAGAACTAAACG TGGGAGCCGCAGTGTGGTTGTGACTCAGCTCGGCATCACCTACCTGGGCCTTCGTTCACTCAAAGAGATTAGTGACGGGGATGTGGTGATCTTTAAGAACCAAAACTTGTGCTACACCAATAAAGGCCACTGGGAGGCACTCTTCAAATCAAAAAGCCAAAGTGCCACTGTTGGGGAAAATTCTGATGCTGACACATGTG atCTGAGAAACAACACTTGCGACAGGAAGTGTACCACAGACGGCTGCTGGGGTCCCGGCCCAGACATGTGCTTTGCCTGCCGTGACTACAGCCGCGATGGGAGCTGCGTTGACTCCTGCAACATCCTTGAGGG agAGCCACGGGAGGCAGTCGTGAAACAAACCTGCGTGGAGTGTCACCCCGAGTGTCGACGCATGAACGGGACTGCAACCTGTAGTGCACCT GGTTCTGGAAATTGTACTAAGTGTGCCAGCTTCCAAGATGGACTGTTCTGTGTGCCTCGCTGTCCCCAAGGCGTGCCAGGGAAGGATGAAGCACTAGTGTGGAAATACGCAGATGAGATGAAAGTGTGCCAGCTTTGCCACAAGAACTGCACTCAAGG GTGCACCGGCCCTGGTCTTGAAGCCTGCCATATTAAACG CCCATCTGGTCTGTCCATGGTTGCAGCTGGTGTGGTTGGAGGGCTGCTGGCTGTTCTTATTGCAGGCCTGTCGGTTTTCGTGTTGCTACGCCGACGCCACATCAAGAGGAAGAGGACCATGCGCAGGCTGCTCCAAGAGAGAGAG cTGGTTGAGCCTCTAACTCCGAGCGGAGAGGCACCGAACCAGGCTCTGCTGCGGATCCTGAAAGAGCCTGAATTTAAGAAAATCAAAGTGCTGGGATCAGGGGCTTTTGGCACAGTTTATAAG GGCCTGTGGGTTCCAGAGGGAGAGGATGTGAAGATCCCAGTGGCCATCAAGCTTTTAAGAGAGGCCACATCaccaaaagcaaacaaagagaTCTTGGAC GAGGCGTATGTGATGGCCAGCGTGGAACACCCTCATGTGTGTCGCCTGCTTGGCATCTGCCTGACCTCCACTGTGCAGCTCGTCACCCAGCTGATGCCATTCGGCTGCCTGCTGGACTACGTCAAAGAGAAGAAGGACAACATTGGCTCTCAGCACCTGCTCAACTGGTGTGTGCAGATTGCCAAG GGTATGAACTACCTGGAGGAGCGCCACTTGGTACACCGTGACTTGGCAGCCAGAAACGTTCTAGTGAAGACTCCTCACCATGTCAAGATCACAGACTTTGGTCTGGCTAAACTCCTCAATGCAGATGAGAAGGAGTACCACGCAGATGGCGGCAAG GTCCCAATAAAATGGATGGCTCTCGAATCTATCCTGAACAGGACGTACACACACCAGAGTGATGTATGGAGCTATG GTGTGACAGTCTGGGAGCTGATGACATTTGGGACCAAACCGTATGATGGGATTCCAGCCAATAAAATAGCTGGAGTCCTAGAGAAAGGGGAGCGACTGCCTCAACCGCCGATCTGCACCATAGATGTTTACATGATCATGGTGAAAT GTTGGATGATTGATGCAGACAGCAGACCTAGGTTTCGGGAACTAATAGCCGAGTTTACAAAGATGGCACGGGATCCTTCTCGTTATCTTGTCATTCAg GGGGACGACTGCATGCACCTACCGAGTCCCACAGACACTAAGTTCTACCGTAGCCTGATCAGCGGGGAGGACATGGAGGACGCTGTGGATGCAGACGAGTACCTGATGCCACAACATGGCTTCTTCAGCAGTCCAAGCACCTCCCACACGCCACTGCTTCACTCCACA AGTCTCAACAGCAGCATCGGAACATGTCATGGCAGAAATGGATTACAA AATGGATTCCTGAGCAGAGACGGGAGCGCTGTCCTGCGGTACATTCCTGACCCCACTGACAAATTTCCCGATGACGCCTTCCTGCCAGTACCGG AATATATTAACCAGAACGGAATCTCAGACATGATGAATCCCATTTACCAGCAACCGGGTCCGCCTCGCACACTCCTTCCCACTATCTCCTCAGACGACACAGAGACGGAATACCTGAACTGCTTTAAGAACGGGGCCGATGGGCCCGAGTACCTAAACGACATCCCATCCCCCGCCATCCTCCCACATACCGCCAACGGCAAAGTCCACAGCATTCAGAAATACCAGAACAGCATAGACAACCCTGATTACCAGCAGGACTTTAGCCCCATGTTCAAGACACATGCAAACGGACACATCCCAGCGGCAGAGAACGCAGAGTATCTGGGTCCAGACTGA
- the egfra gene encoding epidermal growth factor receptor isoform X1, which translates to MLLAWSDTSITGIFGKTTMATSFVKWISLTSLLCLGSCVLAEKKVCQGISNRLNLLGSKEDHYQNMVKTYSNCTVVLENLEVTYMEAHRDLSFLRSIEEVGGYVLIALNTAPRITLENLRIIRGHSLYEGKFALTVLANKDKATGQSTREIVLTSLTEILEGGVKFGSHQLCNVETIQWYDIVNMDRKPVMELPEASNNPLCKPCDSSCFNGSCWASGPENCQTLTKLNCAQQCSKRCKGPSPSDCCNEHCAAGCTGPRPTDCLACRDFQDDGVCKDSCPGLWRYDPNLHQLVPNPHGKYNFGATCVKSCPHNYIVTDHGACVRTCSGNTFEVSEGGVRKCAKCIGLCPKVCNGLGTGDLVRTLSINATNIDSFKNCTKINGNIAIIKTSIHGDTYTKTPKMDPAQLDVFKTVKEITGYLWIQMWPESMTSLSPFENLEIIRGRTKRGSRSVVVTQLGITYLGLRSLKEISDGDVVIFKNQNLCYTNKGHWEALFKSKSQSATVGENSDADTCDLRNNTCDRKCTTDGCWGPGPDMCFACRDYSRDGSCVDSCNILEGEPREAVVKQTCVECHPECRRMNGTATCSAPGSGNCTKCASFQDGLFCVPRCPQGVPGKDEALVWKYADEMKVCQLCHKNCTQGCTGPGLEACHIKRPSGLSMVAAGVVGGLLAVLIAGLSVFVLLRRRHIKRKRTMRRLLQERELVEPLTPSGEAPNQALLRILKEPEFKKIKVLGSGAFGTVYKGLWVPEGEDVKIPVAIKLLREATSPKANKEILDEAYVMASVEHPHVCRLLGICLTSTVQLVTQLMPFGCLLDYVKEKKDNIGSQHLLNWCVQIAKGMNYLEERHLVHRDLAARNVLVKTPHHVKITDFGLAKLLNADEKEYHADGGKVPIKWMALESILNRTYTHQSDVWSYGVTVWELMTFGTKPYDGIPANKIAGVLEKGERLPQPPICTIDVYMIMVKCWMIDADSRPRFRELIAEFTKMARDPSRYLVIQGDDCMHLPSPTDTKFYRSLISGEDMEDAVDADEYLMPQHGFFSSPSTSHTPLLHSTSLNSSIGTCHGRNGLQNGFLSRDGSAVLRYIPDPTDKFPDDAFLPVPEYINQNGISDMMNPIYQQPGPPRTLLPTISSDDTETEYLNCFKNGADGPEYLNDIPSPAILPHTANGKVHSIQKYQNSIDNPDYQQDFSPMFKTHANGHIPAAENAEYLGPD; encoded by the exons TGTGCCAAGGAATCTCTAATCGCTTAAACCTTCTGGGCTCCAAGGAAGACCACTACCAGAACATGGTGAAGACCTACAGCAACTGCACTGTAGTCCTGGAGAATCTGGAAGTGACCTACATGGAGGCGCACCGTGACCTGTCCTTCCTCAGG TCAATTGAAGAAGTGGGCGGTTATGTCCTGATCGCCCTCAACACAGCCCCAAGGATTACTCTGGAAAACCTGCGTATCATTCGCGGTCATTCCCTCTATGAGGGAAAGTTTGCTCTCACTGTTCTTGCCAATAAGGACAAAGCTACAGGTCAGAGCACCAGAGAGATTGTTCTCACCAGCCTGACGG AAATTCTCGAAGGAGGCGTTAAGTTCGGGTCCCACCAGCTGTGCAACGTGGAGACGATTCAGTGGTACGATATCGTCAACATGGACCGCAAACCTGTCATGGAGCTGCCGGAGGCCAGCAACAATCCACTTT gtaaacCATGTGACTCAAGCTGCTTCAATGGTTCATGTTGGGCATCTGGTCCTGAAAACTGTCAAACTT TAACAAAGCTCAACTGTGCACAGCAGTGCTCTAAGAGATGCAAAGGACCTTCACCGAGCGACTGCTGTAATGAGCATTGTGCCGCCGGCTGCACAGGACCACGGCCCACTGACTGTCTG GCTTGTCGGGACTTCCAGGATGATGGGGTGTGCAAGGACTCGTGCCCGGGCCTCTGGCGCTACGACCCCAATCTGCACCAGCTGGTGCCCAACCCACATGGAAAGTACAACTTCGGGGCCACGTGTGTCAAGAGCTGCCCTC ATAACTATATTGTGACGGATCATGGGGCCTGTGTGCGGACGTGCAGTGGTAATACATTCGAGGTGTCTGAGGGCGGAGTCAGGAAATGTGCCAAGTGTATCGGACTGTGCCCCAAAG TGTGTAACGGACTCGGCACAGGAGACCTGGTGCGCACGCTCTCTATTAACGCCACCAACATCGACTCCTTTAAAAACTGCACAAAAATAAACGGCAACATTGCCATCATCAAAACGTCCATTCATGG GGACACATATACCAAAACACCGAAGATGGACCCTGCCCAGCTTGATGTGTTCAAGACAGTTAAGGAAATTACTG GATACTTGTGGATTCAAATGTGGCCAGAGAGCATGACCTCACTCAGCCCCTTTGAGAACCTGGAGATCATTCGAGGAAGAACTAAACG TGGGAGCCGCAGTGTGGTTGTGACTCAGCTCGGCATCACCTACCTGGGCCTTCGTTCACTCAAAGAGATTAGTGACGGGGATGTGGTGATCTTTAAGAACCAAAACTTGTGCTACACCAATAAAGGCCACTGGGAGGCACTCTTCAAATCAAAAAGCCAAAGTGCCACTGTTGGGGAAAATTCTGATGCTGACACATGTG atCTGAGAAACAACACTTGCGACAGGAAGTGTACCACAGACGGCTGCTGGGGTCCCGGCCCAGACATGTGCTTTGCCTGCCGTGACTACAGCCGCGATGGGAGCTGCGTTGACTCCTGCAACATCCTTGAGGG agAGCCACGGGAGGCAGTCGTGAAACAAACCTGCGTGGAGTGTCACCCCGAGTGTCGACGCATGAACGGGACTGCAACCTGTAGTGCACCT GGTTCTGGAAATTGTACTAAGTGTGCCAGCTTCCAAGATGGACTGTTCTGTGTGCCTCGCTGTCCCCAAGGCGTGCCAGGGAAGGATGAAGCACTAGTGTGGAAATACGCAGATGAGATGAAAGTGTGCCAGCTTTGCCACAAGAACTGCACTCAAGG GTGCACCGGCCCTGGTCTTGAAGCCTGCCATATTAAACG CCCATCTGGTCTGTCCATGGTTGCAGCTGGTGTGGTTGGAGGGCTGCTGGCTGTTCTTATTGCAGGCCTGTCGGTTTTCGTGTTGCTACGCCGACGCCACATCAAGAGGAAGAGGACCATGCGCAGGCTGCTCCAAGAGAGAGAG cTGGTTGAGCCTCTAACTCCGAGCGGAGAGGCACCGAACCAGGCTCTGCTGCGGATCCTGAAAGAGCCTGAATTTAAGAAAATCAAAGTGCTGGGATCAGGGGCTTTTGGCACAGTTTATAAG GGCCTGTGGGTTCCAGAGGGAGAGGATGTGAAGATCCCAGTGGCCATCAAGCTTTTAAGAGAGGCCACATCaccaaaagcaaacaaagagaTCTTGGAC GAGGCGTATGTGATGGCCAGCGTGGAACACCCTCATGTGTGTCGCCTGCTTGGCATCTGCCTGACCTCCACTGTGCAGCTCGTCACCCAGCTGATGCCATTCGGCTGCCTGCTGGACTACGTCAAAGAGAAGAAGGACAACATTGGCTCTCAGCACCTGCTCAACTGGTGTGTGCAGATTGCCAAG GGTATGAACTACCTGGAGGAGCGCCACTTGGTACACCGTGACTTGGCAGCCAGAAACGTTCTAGTGAAGACTCCTCACCATGTCAAGATCACAGACTTTGGTCTGGCTAAACTCCTCAATGCAGATGAGAAGGAGTACCACGCAGATGGCGGCAAG GTCCCAATAAAATGGATGGCTCTCGAATCTATCCTGAACAGGACGTACACACACCAGAGTGATGTATGGAGCTATG GTGTGACAGTCTGGGAGCTGATGACATTTGGGACCAAACCGTATGATGGGATTCCAGCCAATAAAATAGCTGGAGTCCTAGAGAAAGGGGAGCGACTGCCTCAACCGCCGATCTGCACCATAGATGTTTACATGATCATGGTGAAAT GTTGGATGATTGATGCAGACAGCAGACCTAGGTTTCGGGAACTAATAGCCGAGTTTACAAAGATGGCACGGGATCCTTCTCGTTATCTTGTCATTCAg GGGGACGACTGCATGCACCTACCGAGTCCCACAGACACTAAGTTCTACCGTAGCCTGATCAGCGGGGAGGACATGGAGGACGCTGTGGATGCAGACGAGTACCTGATGCCACAACATGGCTTCTTCAGCAGTCCAAGCACCTCCCACACGCCACTGCTTCACTCCACA AGTCTCAACAGCAGCATCGGAACATGTCATGGCAGAAATGGATTACAA AATGGATTCCTGAGCAGAGACGGGAGCGCTGTCCTGCGGTACATTCCTGACCCCACTGACAAATTTCCCGATGACGCCTTCCTGCCAGTACCGG AATATATTAACCAGAACGGAATCTCAGACATGATGAATCCCATTTACCAGCAACCGGGTCCGCCTCGCACACTCCTTCCCACTATCTCCTCAGACGACACAGAGACGGAATACCTGAACTGCTTTAAGAACGGGGCCGATGGGCCCGAGTACCTAAACGACATCCCATCCCCCGCCATCCTCCCACATACCGCCAACGGCAAAGTCCACAGCATTCAGAAATACCAGAACAGCATAGACAACCCTGATTACCAGCAGGACTTTAGCCCCATGTTCAAGACACATGCAAACGGACACATCCCAGCGGCAGAGAACGCAGAGTATCTGGGTCCAGACTGA